In a single window of the Sesamum indicum cultivar Zhongzhi No. 13 linkage group LG16, S_indicum_v1.0, whole genome shotgun sequence genome:
- the LOC105178540 gene encoding malonyl-coenzyme:anthocyanin 5-O-glucoside-6'''-O-malonyltransferase yields MAETRENPMAAALIERCEIAPSPDTVAELTLPLLHFDITWLYFHPVKRLLFYGFPCSKHQFLETIVPKLKESLLRTLNHFLPLAGNIVHPIKSGRPFSRFVVGDSVTLTIAECNKDFKHLTGNHPRVSDELYACVPQLPPAKHSSDAVILRVLALQVTLFPGHGVCLGFTNHHSIGDASTIVRFIKAWASVNRFGGDAKLIDEKSLPFYDRTAVADPDGLDSSYWDLLKRSSSVEPRRLSFPLNKVRATFVIRKDDIEKLKAFLLRRRPEMHITAFTVTCALVWVCLVKAEAGAVPDDEPEYFGFAADCRGRLNPPLPATYFGNCLAFVKAESTHGLLRGKEGFLVAAESLGLAIQKTVYNEKGILDGAEDWPVEFRKLIGKRLFGVAGSPRFDLYDADYGWGRPKKFESPSIDAETSMSLCKSRNFEGGLEFGLSRTKKKLDSFAAVFTETLRNL; encoded by the coding sequence ATGGCTGAAACCCGCGAAAACCCAATGGCCGCCGCCCTCATCGAGCGCTGCGAAATCGCGCCGTCGCCGGACACGGTGGCGGAGCTAACTCTTCCCCTTCTCCACTTCGATATAACTTGGCTCTACTTCCACCCTGTTAAGCGTCTCCTCTTTTACGGTTTCCCTTGTTCGAAACACCAGTTCTTGGAAACCATCGTTCCCAAACTCAAGGAATCTCTCCTCCGAACCCTCAATCATTTCCTCCCCCTGGCCGGAAACATTGTTCACCCCATCAAATCTGGCAGACCCTTCTCCCGATTTGTCGTAGGAGACTCGGTTACGCTTACCATCGCTGAGTGCAATAAAGACTTCAAGCACCTAACGGGAAACCACCCCAGAGTCTCCGACGAGTTGTACGCCTGCGTCCCTCAGCTCCCGCCGGCGAAGCACTCTTCAGATGCCGTCATATTACGCGTTTTAGCTCTGCAAGTGACGCTGTTTCCTGGACACGGCGTTTGTTTGGGCTTCACCAACCACCACTCCATCGGCGATGCCAGCACCATCGTCCGTTTCATCAAAGCCTGGGCCTCCGTCAACCGATTCGGCGGCGACGCGAAGCTGATAGATGAGAAGTCACTGCCCTTTTATGACAGAACCGCGGTCGCAGATCCTGATGGACTGGATTCCTCATATTGGGACCTCTTGAAGAGATCCAGCTCCGTGGAGCCTCGCCGTCTCTCCTTCCCTCTCAACAAAGTCCGGGCGACTTTCGTCATCAGGAAAGACGATATCGAGAAGCTAAAAGCCTTTCTCCTGAGGAGAAGGCCCGAAATGCACATCACCGCGTTCACAGTGACCTGTGCCCTGGTCTGGGTCTGTCTCGTCAAAGCAGAGGCCGGGGCTGTGCCGGACGACGAGCCTGAATACTTCGGCTTCGCCGCGGACTGCCGCGGACGGCTGAATCCGCCTCTGCCGGCGACATATTTCGGCAACTGCCTGGCGTTTGTCAAGGCGGAGTCAACGCACGGGTTGTTGAGAGGAAAGGAAGGGTTCTTGGTTGCGGCGGAGAGCCTGGGACTGGCTATACAGAAGACTGTGTATAACGAGAAGGGAATTCTTGATGGGGCGGAGGATTGGCCGGTGGAGTTCCGGAAACTAATCGGAAAGCGGCTTTTTGGGGTTGCAGGGTCGCCGAGATTCGATCTCTACGACGCGGATTATGGCTGGGGAAGGCCGAAAAAGTTCGAATCCCCTTCCATCGACGCGGAGACATCCATGTCCCTGTGCAAATCCAGGAACTTCGAGGGTGGATTAGAGTTTGGCCTGTCCAGGACCAAGAAGAAACTGGATTCATTTGCAGCTGTTTTCACCGAAACATTAAGGAATCTGTGA
- the LOC105178618 gene encoding uncharacterized protein LOC105178618: protein MAEMRGNPLPEKLQLCGSDHPGMVLVSAPLTGNNYLNWSFGIKRALRAKMKLGFINGTSIKPNIDDSFSEQWIRVDSMVTTWILKSISKDIVEAFMYTKSFRSLWLDLEQRYGECNGPQLYQLQRQICSMTQGSSSLSTYFTNMKHLWMKWES, encoded by the coding sequence ATGGCGGAGATGCGGGGTAACCCATTACCGGAGAAATTGCAACTTTGTGGTTCTGACCATCCTGGGATGGTTTTGGTTAGTGCACCCCTGACCGGCAACAACTACCTCAACTGGAGTTTCGGGATCAAGAGAGCTCTACGTGCCAAGATGAAGCTGGGATTTATCAATGGCACTTCCATCAAACCAAATATTGATGACTCGTTTTCTGAACAGTGGATTAGAGTGGACAGCATGGTGACCACATGGATCCTCAAGTCCATCTCCAAAGACATTGTGGAGGCTTTTATGTACACAAAATCCTTCAGGAGTTTATGGTTAGATCTTGAGCAGCGATACGGCGAATGTAATGGGCCACAGTTGTACCAACTACAGCGGCAGATATGCTCTATGACACAAGGTTCCTCCTCCCTATCTACATATTTCACCAACATGAAACACCTGTGGATGAAATGGGAGAGCTGA
- the LOC105178620 gene encoding cytosolic sulfotransferase 5-like, whose product MELNSLSEGKWWGDDCLRHVDGFWLLPQFVEPIDRVVKHFRPLPSDIILASFPKTGTTWLKSLLFAIVHRTSKHRLAMKNPHELVPNLEVQVYTASDEPLTTNPCSRHRIFSTHIPYQLLAKTLDSSDCRIVYVTRNPKDTLVSTWYFVNKWKKAEKEPWPLEVAAEKFCDGLVPCGPYYDHVMGYKKLSSEKPKKLFFITYEELMSDPISHVKNLAEFLGCPFEGEHEVEEVVKCCSFRVLSEHEVNKSEESPVWFQLPYNSFFRKGAVGDHKNHLSDEIIERIDALTIEKFHSVGFMYGI is encoded by the coding sequence ATGGAGTTAAATTCCCTCTCTGAAGGAAAATGGTGGGGTGATGATTGCCTCCGCCATGTTGATGGCTTTTGGCTTTTGCCTCAATTTGTCGAACCCATCGATAGGGTTGTTAAGCATTTTAGGCCTCTCCCAAGTGATATAATCTTAGCTTCTTTCCCAAAAACCGGCACGACATGGCTGAAGTCCCTCCTTTTCGCCATTGTTCATCGAACCTCCAAACATCGTTTGGCGATGAAAAATCCACACGAATTGGTTCCGAATTTAGAAGTTCAAGTTTACACTGCATCCGATGAACCTCTAACGACAAATCCTTGTTCTAGACATCGGATTTTTAGCACACACATTCCCTACCAACTCCTCGCTAAAACCCTAGATTCATCCGACTGTCGCATTGTATACGTGACTAGGAACCCCAAAGACACCCTGGTCTCGACATGGTATTTCGTGAACAAGTGGAAGAAGGCGGAAAAGGAGCCGTGGCCGCTTGAAGTGGCAGCTGAAAAATTTTGTGACGGGCTCGTTCCTTGTGGACCTTATTATGATCATGTCATGGGGTACAAGAAGTTGAGTTCGGAAAAGCCTAAGAAGCTgttttttataacttatgaGGAGCTCATGAGTGATCCCATATCACATGTCAAGAACTTGGCTGAGTTCTTGGGGTGTCCCTTTGAAGGAGAACATGAAGTTGAAGAGGTTGTGAAATGTTGCAGCTTTCGAGTACTAAGTGAACATGAGGTGAACAAGTCCGAGGAGTCTCCAGTTTGGTTCCAATTGCCGTACAATTCTTTCTTCAGAAAAGGGGCCGTTGGGGATCACAAAAACCACCTTAGTGATGAGATTATAGAACGCATTGATGCACTTACTATAGAGAAGTTTCATTCCGTAGGTTTCATGTATGGgatttga